In the genome of Saccharomonospora viridis DSM 43017, one region contains:
- a CDS encoding DEAD/DEAH box helicase: MVAITAEPQHLIDTPTGFSELGLRPELLQALAELGYEEPTPIQRAAIPPLLDGCDVVGQAATGTGKTAAFALPVLHRIRDGERGERGARAQRGAAPSAVVLVPTRELAAQVCEAMRRYGRRLGVRVLPVYGGQSMSRQLRALEEGVDVVVATPGRALDHLSRGSLDLSALRMVVLDEADEMLDMGFAEDIDTILERTPDDRQTMLFSATMPPRIAGLVRRYLRDPRRIELSRAESLDGDAASITQTAYVVPRGHKPAALGRVLDIETPEATVVFCRTREEVDRLTETMNGRGYRAEALHGGMDQHQRNRVVGRLRTGTADLVVATDVAARGLDIDQLTHVVNYDVPSAPEVYVHRIGRVGRAGRQGSAITLAEPGEHRMIKAIERVTGQPVPIRKLPTVADLRARRLELTRAALREVLAGDEDLDRYRAVVEPLTEEFDVTEIALAAVKLAHDAEHATDEEEIPDVELRPEVRTRRLPKNGRKGRRTSGGMTRLFVSLGRQAGVRPQDLVGAIAGESCLRGKDVGAIEIADRFSLVDVPDAAADEVITALRDSSIKGRKVIVRRERRTAR, encoded by the coding sequence ATGGTCGCCATCACGGCGGAACCTCAACACCTCATCGACACTCCCACCGGTTTCAGTGAGCTGGGACTGCGCCCGGAGTTGCTCCAGGCGTTGGCCGAGCTCGGTTACGAGGAACCCACGCCCATCCAACGGGCGGCGATTCCACCGTTGCTCGACGGCTGCGACGTCGTCGGACAAGCCGCCACCGGCACGGGGAAGACCGCCGCGTTCGCGCTGCCCGTGCTGCATCGCATCCGCGATGGGGAACGGGGCGAGCGCGGTGCGCGTGCCCAACGCGGGGCAGCCCCGAGCGCCGTGGTGCTCGTGCCCACCCGGGAACTCGCCGCGCAGGTGTGCGAGGCGATGCGCCGTTACGGCCGTCGCCTCGGTGTCCGGGTCCTGCCCGTCTACGGCGGGCAGTCGATGAGCAGGCAGTTGCGTGCCCTGGAAGAGGGCGTCGACGTCGTCGTGGCCACGCCGGGACGGGCGTTGGACCACCTGTCACGGGGGTCGCTTGACCTCTCGGCGTTGCGGATGGTCGTCCTCGACGAGGCCGACGAGATGCTCGACATGGGCTTCGCCGAGGACATCGACACGATCCTCGAGCGGACCCCCGACGACCGCCAGACCATGCTGTTCTCCGCCACCATGCCGCCGCGCATCGCCGGTTTGGTGCGCCGCTACCTTCGCGACCCCCGCCGGATCGAACTGAGCAGGGCCGAATCGCTCGACGGCGACGCCGCATCGATCACCCAGACCGCCTATGTCGTGCCCCGGGGCCACAAACCCGCGGCGCTCGGCCGCGTGCTCGACATCGAGACGCCGGAGGCGACGGTCGTCTTCTGCCGTACCAGGGAGGAGGTCGACCGCCTCACCGAGACCATGAACGGACGCGGCTACCGTGCCGAAGCGCTGCACGGTGGAATGGATCAGCACCAACGCAACCGGGTCGTCGGACGCCTACGGACCGGGACCGCCGACCTCGTGGTGGCGACCGACGTAGCGGCCCGCGGGCTGGACATCGATCAGCTCACCCACGTGGTCAACTACGATGTCCCGAGCGCACCCGAGGTGTACGTGCACCGCATCGGGCGGGTCGGCAGGGCCGGACGTCAGGGCAGCGCCATCACCCTCGCCGAGCCCGGGGAGCACCGCATGATCAAGGCGATCGAGCGGGTGACCGGGCAGCCGGTCCCGATACGCAAACTGCCGACCGTGGCCGACCTGCGGGCACGGCGGCTGGAACTGACCCGCGCCGCTCTGCGTGAGGTGCTGGCCGGTGACGAGGACCTCGACCGATACCGCGCCGTGGTGGAACCTCTGACGGAGGAGTTCGACGTCACCGAGATCGCGCTCGCCGCGGTGAAGCTCGCACACGACGCCGAACACGCCACCGACGAGGAGGAGATCCCGGACGTCGAATTACGGCCCGAAGTCCGGACTCGTCGGCTCCCGAAGAACGGTCGTAAGGGGAGGCGCACGAGCGGAGGCATGACGCGGCTGTTCGTCAGCCTCGGTCGTCAGGCCGGGGTGCGTCCGCAGGACCTGGTGGGCGCCATCGCCGGCGAATCGTGCCTGCGGGGTAAGGACGTCGGTGCCATCGAAATCGCCGACCGCTTCTCCTTGGTGGACGTTCCGGACGCCGCTGCCGACGAGGTGATCACGGCGCTGCGGGACAGCAGCATCAAGGGCCGGAAAGTGATCGTTCGCCGCGAGCGTCGGACGGCCCGGTGA
- a CDS encoding aldehyde dehydrogenase family protein codes for MTNEVAKAVEECARAAKSAAPSLSGAPDTAIDAALESMADRLLAHRDAVLAANAEDIAKAEAGGMSAGLLDRLTITESRLTDMADQLRLLAGAPHPQRTVELSTLDGGLRLVERRRPVGVIGANYEARPNVTVDVASQLVKSRNAGVLRTGSAALKSAQRLLEVVIRPALTDSGIDANVVQLVPRPEREAAGALVRLPDLVPLVILRGSGESTRALALEAAQHGVRTLAHADGGGVLYVDEKADRDTVRSLVVNSLDRLGVCNRLNLLLIHDAVYEEFWPVVSEALAERGVSPSLPPYDHPIGYEWALDSEREATVTVARVDGVAEAVRIANEETSGLAAGIATEDARAAEEFFDGYQGTGVFWNAPTRLLDGFKLLGVPETGINLDKVPGPRGPVTYPDLYVRQYAVLPVER; via the coding sequence GTGACGAACGAGGTGGCGAAGGCTGTCGAGGAGTGCGCTCGAGCGGCTAAGAGTGCCGCGCCCTCGCTGTCCGGTGCGCCGGACACGGCCATCGACGCGGCTTTGGAGAGCATGGCCGATCGACTGCTCGCCCACCGTGACGCGGTGCTGGCGGCCAACGCCGAGGACATCGCCAAGGCGGAAGCGGGCGGTATGAGCGCGGGCCTGCTCGATCGGTTGACGATCACCGAGAGCCGATTGACGGATATGGCCGATCAGCTTCGGCTGCTCGCCGGTGCCCCTCATCCGCAGCGGACCGTGGAACTGTCCACGCTCGACGGCGGACTGCGGCTCGTCGAGCGTCGCCGACCGGTCGGTGTGATCGGAGCCAACTACGAGGCTCGGCCGAACGTGACGGTTGACGTGGCCTCGCAGCTGGTGAAGTCCCGGAACGCGGGTGTGCTGCGCACCGGCTCGGCGGCACTGAAGTCGGCGCAGCGTCTGCTCGAGGTGGTGATTCGTCCGGCGTTGACCGACTCGGGCATCGATGCGAACGTCGTGCAGCTCGTGCCGCGCCCCGAACGGGAGGCGGCGGGGGCTCTCGTCCGACTGCCCGACCTGGTGCCGTTGGTGATTCTGCGGGGCAGCGGGGAGAGCACGCGGGCACTTGCCCTGGAGGCCGCCCAGCACGGAGTGCGTACTCTGGCGCACGCTGACGGCGGGGGAGTGCTGTACGTCGACGAGAAGGCCGACCGCGACACGGTGCGCTCGCTCGTCGTGAACAGCCTCGACCGGTTGGGTGTGTGCAACCGACTGAACCTGCTGTTGATCCACGACGCCGTCTACGAGGAGTTCTGGCCGGTGGTGTCGGAGGCCCTCGCCGAGAGGGGGGTGTCGCCGTCCCTGCCGCCGTACGACCATCCCATCGGTTACGAATGGGCGCTCGATTCCGAACGGGAGGCCACGGTGACGGTGGCGCGGGTCGACGGGGTAGCGGAGGCGGTGCGCATCGCCAACGAGGAGACCTCCGGACTCGCCGCGGGCATCGCCACCGAGGACGCGCGGGCGGCCGAGGAATTCTTCGACGGTTACCAGGGCACCGGTGTGTTCTGGAACGCGCCCACCCGGCTGCTTGACGGGTTCAAACTGCTCGGGGTCCCGGAGACGGGCATCAACCTCGACAAGGTTCCCGGTCCCCGCGGTCCCGTCACCTACCCGGATCTGTACGTCCGTCAGTACGCGGTGTTGCCCGTCGAACGGTGA
- a CDS encoding M50 family metallopeptidase codes for MDENAIVLRAFDLDLERAFELDVEAAGTIAGVTGLVALAVVVVGRPWRLARNVVTIVHEAGHALVALLAGRRLQGITLHSDTSGVTVSKGKPTGPGMVLTALAGYPAPAVLGLVFAGLVSAERLSAVLGIAAVLLLGVLVMVRNAYGVFSVLLSASVLGAVALFAGPGVQAAFVYLMTWFLLFGAVRPLFELQAKRRRGAARDSDIDQLARLTGLPALLWLLVLGALAATCVVVGGMLLTEPVVVPSGFTAATG; via the coding sequence ATGGACGAGAACGCCATTGTGTTACGGGCCTTCGATCTCGACCTCGAACGTGCTTTCGAGCTCGATGTCGAAGCGGCCGGCACCATCGCGGGGGTCACCGGTCTCGTCGCGCTGGCGGTGGTCGTCGTAGGGAGGCCATGGCGATTGGCCCGAAACGTGGTGACGATCGTGCACGAAGCCGGGCACGCGTTGGTCGCCCTGCTGGCGGGCCGCCGGTTGCAGGGCATCACCCTGCACTCCGACACCTCCGGCGTCACCGTGTCGAAAGGTAAACCCACGGGGCCCGGCATGGTGCTGACCGCGCTCGCCGGTTACCCCGCGCCCGCCGTGCTCGGTCTCGTGTTCGCGGGGCTGGTCTCGGCCGAACGGCTCAGCGCGGTACTCGGCATCGCCGCCGTGTTGCTGTTGGGCGTGCTGGTGATGGTGCGCAATGCCTACGGCGTGTTCTCGGTGTTGTTGTCCGCGTCGGTACTCGGTGCGGTCGCGCTGTTCGCCGGGCCGGGGGTGCAGGCGGCATTCGTCTACCTGATGACATGGTTCCTCCTGTTCGGCGCGGTGCGTCCCCTGTTCGAGCTCCAGGCCAAGCGGCGGAGGGGGGCGGCCCGGGATTCGGACATCGACCAATTGGCACGCCTGACCGGGCTTCCCGCGCTGCTGTGGCTGCTCGTGTTGGGAGCGCTCGCGGCGACATGCGTGGTGGTCGGTGGGATGTTGCTCACCGAACCCGTGGTGGTACCGAGCGGGTTCACCGCGGCCACGGGCTGA
- a CDS encoding DNA-3-methyladenine glycosylase family protein → MATAGAGRSTVVDAEIRGVIDLADYAMYLSRFQRCGIVAGSEPATVSLAFPVERRWCYAGVLVRQRAPGVVRIEVDAPPESVETVVEQVCRALSLDVDGGGFAAVADGDPVLRHRLRANPGLRPVLFCSPYEAACWAVVCHRFRVAQADAVIRRIAMNRGRVFHVGGREIPSFPVPQELGVLDSSYGVSERKRRSLSAIADAALSGELDADRLRALPVFAAVEAVRRLPGLGPFSAELVVGRGAGHPDLFPASEAGLATTLRRCYGVDDVGVVTERWRPYRGWGAFFLRETVTDEQ, encoded by the coding sequence ATGGCAACGGCGGGGGCCGGTCGGAGCACGGTCGTCGACGCGGAGATACGTGGTGTGATCGATCTTGCGGATTACGCCATGTATCTTTCGCGTTTCCAGCGCTGCGGAATCGTCGCCGGGAGCGAACCGGCGACCGTGTCGCTCGCGTTTCCCGTGGAGCGACGATGGTGTTATGCCGGTGTGCTCGTGCGGCAACGGGCACCCGGTGTCGTCCGGATCGAGGTGGACGCACCGCCGGAGAGCGTGGAGACCGTGGTGGAGCAGGTGTGTCGGGCCTTGTCGCTCGACGTCGACGGTGGTGGGTTCGCCGCGGTGGCGGACGGCGATCCGGTGCTGAGGCACCGTCTCCGCGCGAACCCAGGACTGCGACCCGTACTGTTCTGTTCGCCTTATGAAGCGGCGTGTTGGGCCGTCGTCTGTCATCGGTTCCGGGTGGCCCAGGCCGACGCCGTCATCCGGCGGATCGCCATGAACCGGGGCCGAGTGTTCCACGTGGGTGGCCGTGAGATACCCAGTTTTCCCGTGCCGCAGGAGCTCGGCGTCCTGGATTCCTCGTACGGTGTCTCGGAACGGAAACGACGCAGTCTGAGCGCGATAGCCGACGCAGCGCTGTCGGGAGAGCTCGACGCCGACCGGTTGCGGGCGCTTCCCGTCTTTGCGGCTGTGGAGGCGGTGCGGCGACTGCCGGGGCTCGGCCCGTTCTCGGCCGAACTCGTCGTCGGCAGAGGAGCAGGACATCCTGATCTGTTCCCCGCGTCGGAAGCCGGACTCGCCACCACGCTGCGGCGATGCTACGGCGTCGACGACGTGGGGGTGGTGACCGAACGGTGGCGACCGTATCGCGGATGGGGCGCGTTCTTCCTCAGGGAAACGGTAACCGACGAACAGTAG
- a CDS encoding ribosomal RNA small subunit methyltransferase A, giving the protein MPRNRRSRLRADRPNPSGVHFLVSKDVLDTLVRTCTPGPDDLVLDLGAGPGVVTAALARTHARVLAVERDPEFVRTLNSRFRHNDRVRVIQADIRTVALPRRDFLVVANPPYSLSTPLLRRLLGGRRPNLRSAALTVEWGFAKRVTTPVPASRELAWWASRFDIRLVRKVPADHFRPQPTVDSAVLAIRRRPLSRTTEILLGEILDAVERSPYRSAHALVRRIGLGDARRLLKRCDIEPGRRAATITPREWRRVAETVSARLGRGTDAV; this is encoded by the coding sequence ATGCCCAGGAACAGGCGGAGCCGCCTCCGCGCCGATCGACCCAACCCTTCCGGAGTCCACTTCCTCGTCTCGAAGGACGTACTCGACACGCTGGTACGCACGTGTACACCCGGTCCGGACGATCTCGTCCTCGACCTCGGCGCCGGACCCGGTGTGGTGACCGCCGCACTGGCCCGCACCCACGCCCGAGTGCTCGCCGTCGAACGCGATCCCGAGTTCGTGCGCACGCTGAACTCACGCTTCCGCCACAACGACCGGGTCCGCGTCATCCAAGCGGACATCCGCACGGTCGCGCTGCCTCGCCGCGATTTCCTCGTCGTGGCGAACCCTCCGTACTCACTGTCGACACCGCTGCTGCGCCGCTTGCTCGGCGGCCGTAGACCCAACCTGCGCAGCGCGGCGTTGACCGTGGAGTGGGGATTCGCCAAACGCGTCACGACACCCGTCCCCGCATCCCGGGAACTCGCGTGGTGGGCAAGCCGATTCGACATCAGGCTCGTTCGGAAAGTACCCGCCGACCACTTTCGACCACAGCCCACTGTGGACTCCGCCGTGCTCGCCATACGACGGCGACCCCTCAGCCGCACCACCGAGATCCTGCTCGGCGAGATCCTCGACGCGGTGGAGCGATCCCCCTACCGGTCGGCACACGCCCTCGTTCGGCGTATCGGCCTTGGCGACGCCCGCCGACTTCTCAAGCGATGTGACATCGAACCCGGCAGACGTGCGGCGACCATCACACCACGGGAGTGGAGGAGAGTCGCCGAGACCGTCTCGGCGCGTCTCGGACGAGGAACCGACGCGGTATGA
- the orn gene encoding oligoribonuclease, whose protein sequence is MTDRLVWIDCEMTGLDLAKDALIEIAVLVTDAELNVLGDGVDLVIHADDEALANMPDVVREMHARSGLTEEVRRSTMTLEEAERRALAYIREHVPEPKTAPLAGNSIATDRGFIARDMPTLDSYLHYRMVDVSSIKELIRRWYPRIYYAKPEKGLAHRALADIKESIGELKYYRKTAFVPQPGPSSEEARAAAEEVARSQEG, encoded by the coding sequence GTGACCGACCGTCTTGTCTGGATCGACTGCGAGATGACGGGCCTCGACCTTGCCAAGGACGCCCTCATCGAGATCGCCGTGCTTGTCACGGATGCCGAACTGAACGTGTTGGGCGACGGTGTCGACCTCGTCATCCACGCCGACGACGAGGCACTGGCGAACATGCCCGACGTCGTCCGCGAGATGCATGCCCGCTCGGGTCTCACCGAGGAGGTTCGTCGTTCGACGATGACGCTCGAGGAGGCCGAACGACGTGCGCTCGCCTACATCCGCGAACACGTCCCGGAGCCTAAAACGGCGCCGTTGGCGGGGAACTCGATCGCCACCGACCGCGGCTTCATCGCGCGGGACATGCCGACGTTGGATTCGTACCTGCACTACCGGATGGTGGACGTGTCCTCCATCAAGGAATTGATCCGCCGTTGGTACCCCCGCATCTACTACGCGAAGCCGGAAAAGGGCCTCGCGCACCGGGCCCTGGCCGACATCAAGGAGTCGATCGGGGAGCTGAAGTACTACCGGAAGACGGCGTTCGTGCCGCAACCCGGACCGAGCAGTGAAGAGGCCAGGGCCGCTGCCGAGGAGGTGGCACGTTCCCAGGAGGGGTAG
- a CDS encoding triose-phosphate isomerase has protein sequence MPVWMGTSWKMNKTLAQARDYTVRLVKELGDRDLTGVQPFIIPPFTALATVREIAVDDPRVILGAQNAHWDDAGAWTGEISVPQALDAGARIIEIGHSERRQHFGETIETTRLKVAAALRHGALALLCVGEPAEVRDAGRSTAYILEQAEGALAGLSDEQLRSVLIAYEPIWAIGEAGRPATPEELRGPFAALRERFGDRVRGLLYGGSVNQDNAPDLLRIDGVDGLFVGRAAWEVEGFLALLDIATAHNSTDS, from the coding sequence GTGCCGGTATGGATGGGCACCAGCTGGAAGATGAACAAGACGCTGGCGCAGGCGCGTGACTACACCGTCCGGCTCGTCAAGGAGTTGGGGGATCGCGACCTCACCGGCGTACAGCCGTTCATCATTCCACCGTTCACCGCACTCGCCACGGTACGCGAGATCGCGGTGGACGATCCCCGCGTCATCCTCGGCGCCCAGAACGCGCACTGGGATGACGCGGGGGCCTGGACGGGCGAGATCTCCGTACCCCAAGCGCTCGACGCCGGCGCACGCATCATCGAGATCGGCCACTCGGAGCGTCGGCAGCACTTCGGGGAGACCATCGAGACGACGAGGCTGAAAGTCGCAGCCGCGCTCCGGCACGGGGCACTGGCTCTCCTCTGCGTCGGGGAACCCGCCGAGGTCCGGGACGCCGGGCGGAGCACCGCCTACATCCTCGAGCAGGCCGAGGGAGCGCTCGCGGGTTTGTCCGACGAGCAACTCCGGTCCGTGCTCATCGCCTACGAGCCGATCTGGGCCATCGGTGAGGCCGGGCGCCCCGCGACACCGGAGGAGCTGCGCGGTCCCTTCGCGGCACTGCGTGAACGATTCGGCGACCGCGTGCGGGGCCTGTTGTACGGCGGGTCGGTGAACCAGGACAACGCCCCGGACCTGCTCCGTATCGACGGTGTCGACGGGTTGTTCGTCGGGCGGGCCGCATGGGAGGTCGAGGGCTTCCTGGCGCTGTTGGACATCGCCACGGCCCACAACTCCACCGACTCTTAA
- a CDS encoding ribose-5-phosphate isomerase: MGLRIIVGGDNAGYNYKEALKKDLEADERVDSVVDVGVTGTEDETYYPNVAIAAAEKIAAGEADRALLICGTGLGVAIAANKVKGVRAVTAHDVYSVQRSVLSNNAQVLCMGERVIGLELARALVKEWLGLTFDPNSSSGPKVDAICAYEGV; encoded by the coding sequence GTGGGACTGCGGATCATCGTCGGCGGTGACAACGCCGGCTACAACTACAAGGAAGCCCTCAAGAAGGACCTCGAGGCGGACGAACGCGTCGACTCGGTCGTCGATGTCGGCGTCACGGGTACCGAGGACGAGACCTACTACCCGAACGTCGCGATCGCCGCCGCGGAGAAGATCGCCGCCGGTGAGGCGGATCGAGCCCTGCTGATCTGCGGCACGGGTCTTGGGGTGGCCATCGCCGCGAACAAGGTCAAGGGCGTGCGCGCGGTCACGGCGCACGACGTCTACTCCGTGCAGCGCTCCGTGCTGTCGAACAACGCACAGGTCCTCTGCATGGGAGAGCGGGTCATCGGACTCGAACTCGCACGCGCCCTGGTCAAGGAGTGGCTCGGGCTCACCTTCGACCCGAACTCCAGCTCCGGCCCCAAGGTCGACGCGATCTGCGCCTACGAGGGTGTGTGA
- a CDS encoding dihydroxyacetone kinase family protein — MTYLLNNPDEFAADALRGFAAAHPQYVTRVPGGVVRSTATPKGQPALVIGGGSGHYPAFAGWVGPGMGHGAPCGNIFASPSASQVYSVARSAENGGGVILGFGNYAGDVLHFGAAAEKLRAEGIDVRIVRVSDDIASNQPDRHRDRRGIAGDLPVFKIVGAAIEAGADLDEAERIAWKANDATRSLGVAFDGCTIPGANEPLFHVENEVMAVGLGIHGEPGVKEVPLGTAAEVADLLFDGVIAEEPERKAGGYSGRVAVILNGLGTVKYEELFVVYSRIAERLEAHGLTPVQPEVGEFVTSLDMAGLSLTLVFLDEELERFWVAPVDTPAYRRGAMPAVDRPARTWIYRAEDEDQEVPAASQESQELATRIVAALETLRETAEANEENFGKLDAVAGDGDHGQGMVYGTRGAVEAARAALDRGAGARTVLVRAGSAWSEAAGGTSGALWGAALTAAGGVFDDQETADGARVVAALEAAVDAVQRLGGAEVGDKTMIDAAVPYRAALREAFAGNGDVAAAARAAADAAATAAQQTADITARLGRSRVLGAKSLGTPDPGAVSFSVLVDALATFLENPPQIEA; from the coding sequence GTGACGTACCTCCTGAACAACCCAGACGAGTTCGCCGCTGACGCCCTGCGCGGTTTCGCCGCCGCGCACCCCCAGTACGTGACGAGGGTCCCCGGAGGTGTGGTCCGGTCCACTGCCACACCGAAAGGTCAACCCGCTCTCGTCATCGGCGGCGGATCCGGGCACTATCCGGCGTTCGCCGGTTGGGTCGGTCCCGGAATGGGACACGGTGCCCCTTGCGGGAACATCTTCGCCTCCCCCTCGGCCTCCCAGGTGTACTCCGTGGCCCGGTCGGCGGAGAACGGCGGCGGGGTCATCCTGGGATTCGGCAACTACGCCGGTGACGTACTGCATTTCGGGGCCGCGGCGGAGAAACTCCGTGCCGAGGGCATCGACGTCCGCATCGTCCGCGTCAGTGACGACATCGCCTCCAACCAACCGGATCGTCACCGGGACCGTCGGGGTATCGCTGGTGACCTGCCCGTCTTCAAGATCGTCGGCGCCGCCATCGAGGCCGGAGCGGACCTCGACGAGGCCGAGCGGATCGCGTGGAAGGCCAACGACGCCACCCGGTCGCTCGGCGTGGCTTTCGACGGCTGCACCATCCCCGGCGCGAACGAGCCCCTGTTCCACGTGGAGAACGAGGTCATGGCCGTCGGCCTCGGCATCCACGGGGAACCCGGTGTGAAAGAGGTGCCGCTCGGCACCGCCGCCGAAGTCGCCGACCTGTTGTTCGACGGCGTCATCGCCGAGGAGCCCGAACGGAAGGCCGGAGGGTATTCCGGTCGGGTCGCGGTCATCCTCAACGGTTTGGGGACCGTCAAGTACGAAGAACTGTTCGTGGTCTACTCGCGGATCGCCGAGCGGCTCGAAGCCCACGGTCTCACCCCCGTGCAGCCCGAGGTGGGCGAGTTCGTGACGAGCCTGGACATGGCCGGCCTTTCCCTGACCCTGGTGTTCCTGGACGAGGAACTCGAACGGTTCTGGGTCGCACCGGTCGACACGCCCGCGTACCGGCGGGGGGCCATGCCGGCGGTCGACCGTCCCGCGCGTACCTGGATCTATCGGGCCGAGGACGAGGATCAGGAAGTACCGGCCGCCTCGCAGGAGTCGCAAGAGCTGGCCACGAGGATCGTGGCGGCCCTTGAGACCCTGCGGGAAACGGCGGAGGCCAACGAGGAGAACTTCGGCAAGCTCGATGCCGTCGCCGGTGACGGCGACCACGGCCAGGGCATGGTCTACGGAACACGCGGAGCCGTCGAAGCGGCCCGTGCGGCACTCGACCGCGGTGCGGGTGCCCGGACCGTTCTGGTGCGAGCCGGTAGTGCCTGGTCGGAAGCGGCGGGCGGGACCTCCGGTGCTCTCTGGGGCGCGGCTCTGACCGCGGCGGGCGGTGTCTTCGACGATCAAGAGACCGCCGACGGTGCCCGGGTCGTCGCCGCGTTGGAGGCCGCCGTCGACGCCGTGCAGCGACTGGGCGGCGCGGAGGTGGGCGACAAGACCATGATCGACGCCGCCGTTCCCTACCGTGCGGCCCTGCGCGAGGCGTTCGCAGGCAACGGTGACGTCGCAGCCGCTGCGCGTGCCGCGGCCGACGCTGCCGCGACGGCCGCCCAGCAGACCGCGGACATCACCGCTCGCCTCGGCCGTTCCCGTGTCCTGGGTGCCAAGAGCCTGGGCACCCCCGACCCCGGTGCCGTGTCGTTCTCGGTGCTTGTGGACGCGCTGGCCACGTTCCTGGAGAACCCGCCCCAGATCGAGGCGTGA
- a CDS encoding GntR family transcriptional regulator codes for MQRSSTYAVSRSVLADQIYNALLQWLMDGRLQPGDRVSIDGMAREFNVSPTPVREALARLESTGMVAREAMRGYRVPPLPTEKQIADLMDVRMTIEPRMAELACASRDDTFLEELEVAVADLRSAPSGPRFNDYRDYLEADERFHRLIATQCGNDYMLRAYDSLGGHVQRFRLFSGLGVTDAEFAVAEHAHILDAIRAGDCKEAAQRMRAHVAAVRDRALADRRKIEQTAASTELS; via the coding sequence ATGCAAAGGTCCAGCACGTATGCCGTGAGCCGGTCGGTGCTGGCCGATCAGATCTACAACGCCTTGCTGCAGTGGCTTATGGACGGTCGCCTGCAACCCGGTGACCGGGTGAGCATCGACGGTATGGCGCGTGAGTTCAACGTCTCACCGACGCCCGTACGAGAGGCGTTGGCGCGCCTCGAGTCGACCGGGATGGTCGCCCGCGAGGCGATGCGAGGGTACCGAGTCCCGCCTCTGCCCACCGAGAAGCAGATCGCCGACCTCATGGACGTGCGCATGACGATCGAGCCGAGGATGGCCGAGCTGGCGTGCGCCTCCAGGGACGACACCTTCCTGGAGGAGCTCGAGGTGGCGGTGGCGGACCTGCGGAGCGCCCCGAGCGGCCCGCGCTTCAACGACTACCGGGACTACCTCGAAGCCGACGAGCGCTTCCATCGACTCATAGCGACACAGTGCGGCAACGACTACATGCTCCGCGCCTACGACTCCCTCGGTGGGCACGTCCAACGCTTCCGGCTCTTTTCCGGGCTCGGCGTGACGGACGCTGAGTTCGCGGTGGCCGAGCACGCCCACATCTTGGATGCGATACGGGCGGGGGATTGCAAAGAGGCGGCGCAACGCATGCGGGCGCACGTCGCGGCTGTCAGGGACAGGGCCCTCGCCGACCGCCGCAAGATCGAGCAGACCGCGGCATCCACCGAACTGTCCTGA
- a CDS encoding sugar phosphate isomerase/epimerase family protein, which translates to MFTAEQWPIACNMLPFGNVAPDGSHIKDAPATVWASQMRQVRELGFDHIDPTDAWVPLGSMPEHRVKEFQQVLADEGLKVSSISMTRSSIVDVKHGEENLAAAHRLIDLAPEFGATIVNIGFMQALTAEQQKQLWFWLVDGHKDDPELRPLAIERTRELGEHAQRNGIQISLEMYEDTYVGTPDDAVSFVKDVNHPAVGLNPDIGNLIRLHRPMPPYMEMFEKVLPYSNFWHIKNYMRDEDPKTGSYASAPMPLKYGVINYRAVIRRALELGYSGPFCCEHYGSDSLGVCAENRDYIRQVLRSALSE; encoded by the coding sequence ATGTTCACCGCTGAGCAGTGGCCCATCGCCTGCAACATGCTGCCCTTCGGCAACGTCGCTCCCGATGGGTCCCACATCAAAGACGCCCCCGCCACCGTGTGGGCGAGCCAGATGCGCCAGGTGCGCGAGCTGGGCTTCGACCACATCGACCCGACCGACGCATGGGTGCCGCTGGGCAGCATGCCGGAGCACAGGGTCAAGGAGTTCCAGCAGGTCCTGGCGGACGAAGGCCTCAAGGTCTCGTCCATCTCCATGACCCGCAGCAGCATCGTGGACGTCAAACACGGCGAGGAGAACCTCGCCGCCGCGCACCGACTCATCGATCTCGCACCCGAATTCGGCGCGACGATCGTCAACATCGGCTTCATGCAGGCGCTGACCGCCGAGCAGCAGAAACAGCTGTGGTTCTGGCTGGTGGACGGGCACAAGGACGACCCGGAACTGCGCCCGCTGGCCATCGAGCGCACCCGGGAACTCGGGGAGCACGCGCAGCGCAACGGCATCCAGATCAGCCTGGAGATGTACGAGGACACCTACGTCGGCACCCCCGACGACGCGGTTTCCTTCGTCAAGGACGTCAACCACCCCGCCGTCGGCCTCAACCCCGACATCGGCAACCTGATCAGGCTGCACCGGCCGATGCCGCCCTACATGGAGATGTTCGAGAAAGTGCTGCCGTACTCGAACTTCTGGCACATCAAGAACTACATGCGTGACGAAGACCCCAAGACGGGCTCGTACGCATCGGCGCCCATGCCCCTGAAGTACGGCGTCATCAACTACCGGGCCGTCATCCGGCGGGCTCTCGAACTGGGTTACTCCGGTCCGTTCTGCTGCGAGCACTACGGCAGTGACTCGCTCGGTGTGTGTGCCGAGAACCGCGATTACATCCGGCAGGTTCTGCGTTCCGCGCTGAGTGAGTGA